A stretch of the Prochlorococcus marinus str. MIT 0918 genome encodes the following:
- a CDS encoding DUF2905 domain-containing protein: MQKLLIILGLGIAAIGFLYPYLRQLGLGQLPGDIILKGENSTFYFPIVSCIAISLLFSILFNLFRSS; this comes from the coding sequence ATGCAAAAGCTGCTAATCATTCTCGGGCTTGGAATTGCCGCTATAGGTTTTCTCTACCCTTATTTAAGGCAATTAGGTTTAGGACAACTGCCAGGCGACATAATTCTGAAGGGAGAAAACTCAACTTTTTATTTTCCAATAGTTAGTTGCATTGCTATTAGTTTGCTTTTTTCGATTCTCTTTAACTTGTTCCGATCCTCCTAA
- a CDS encoding DUF1330 domain-containing protein produces MSKGYWIVTTTVTNPEGFGEYVQGFATWIESIGGKVVAKDLDAKTVEGKGGHLAVIIEFPSKEVASEAYNRADYQELSKLRWANSSDTNITIMDGSVTH; encoded by the coding sequence ATGTCTAAGGGGTATTGGATCGTTACAACAACAGTCACTAATCCAGAAGGGTTTGGAGAATATGTACAAGGCTTTGCTACCTGGATTGAATCAATTGGTGGCAAGGTTGTTGCTAAAGATCTAGATGCAAAAACTGTTGAAGGTAAAGGCGGTCACCTTGCTGTGATTATTGAATTTCCATCTAAAGAAGTAGCTTCAGAGGCTTACAACAGAGCCGACTATCAAGAGTTAAGTAAATTACGCTGGGCTAACTCTAGTGATACCAATATCACGATTATGGATGGCTCAGTAACTCACTAA
- a CDS encoding fatty acid desaturase yields the protein MNKIKKTDFEIRPFLKRSNFRAYYQITVTILPIIAFWLIVSQIISTNIPPVTKGFLLTPNLFILTLLSSRIFSLMHDCGHNSLFEQRSLNNIFGFFLGLFNGIPQKPWSNDHAFHHRNNGNWEIYKGPIDILSLEDYRALNLSERFFYKISRHWIMLFPGGFFYLVIKPRLGLVLIIFNFIKSLVQESLLKIKDGKFYELLVVKTRIKPPFSDYGDNFDELFDLIANNILVLSGWIFMCKWLGAFFFLTFYSLISTLSAAIFICIFFIQHNFENAYASSTKNWDIVDGAIAGSSNLDIPNWLNWFLADISFHSIHHLSERIPNYNLRACHKANIHLLHNAKVLRLIDIPKCFIYILWDSKKENLIPIN from the coding sequence ATGAATAAAATCAAAAAAACAGACTTTGAAATAAGGCCATTTCTTAAAAGAAGTAATTTCAGAGCTTATTATCAAATAACAGTTACGATTCTTCCAATTATTGCTTTTTGGTTAATAGTATCTCAGATAATAAGCACTAATATTCCTCCTGTTACAAAGGGGTTTTTACTTACTCCCAATCTCTTTATTTTAACGCTTTTATCTTCTAGAATATTTTCATTAATGCATGATTGTGGACATAATTCCTTGTTTGAGCAACGTTCATTAAATAACATATTTGGTTTTTTTCTTGGTTTATTTAATGGCATCCCACAAAAACCTTGGTCAAATGACCATGCATTCCATCATAGAAATAATGGTAATTGGGAAATTTATAAAGGTCCAATAGATATTTTAAGCTTAGAAGATTATAGAGCTCTAAACCTAAGTGAAAGATTTTTTTATAAGATAAGTCGCCATTGGATAATGCTTTTCCCCGGAGGGTTTTTCTATTTAGTTATTAAGCCTCGTTTGGGACTTGTTTTAATTATTTTTAATTTTATAAAATCTTTAGTTCAAGAGAGTTTGCTGAAGATTAAGGATGGAAAATTTTATGAACTTCTAGTTGTTAAAACAAGAATAAAACCTCCTTTCTCTGATTATGGAGACAATTTTGATGAATTATTTGATCTAATAGCGAACAATATACTTGTTCTTAGTGGATGGATATTTATGTGCAAATGGCTAGGTGCTTTTTTCTTTCTAACCTTTTATTCATTGATATCAACCTTATCAGCTGCAATATTTATATGTATCTTTTTTATACAACATAATTTTGAGAATGCATATGCAAGTAGTACAAAAAATTGGGACATTGTTGATGGAGCTATTGCTGGTAGTAGTAATTTAGATATACCAAACTGGCTTAATTGGTTTTTAGCTGATATCTCATTTCATAGTATTCATCACCTATCAGAAAGAATTCCTAATTACAATTTAAGAGCTTGCCATAAAGCAAATATCCATTTACTTCATAATGCAAAGGTCCTCAGACTTATAGATATACCAAAATGTTTTATATATATTCTTTGGGATAGTAAAAAAGAAAATCTTATTCCAATAAATTAG
- a CDS encoding iron uptake porin — MKLFQQLLVAPAALGLLAPLAANAAEVNINDVANYSTKVAEVTTSQYSDVVPGDWAYTALQNLSDSYGCVDNAYTQNLKSGQALTRYEAAALINACLEGGLTSVDFDSDAVRLSNEFGTEMAILKGRVDGLEYKVKELSAGQFSPTTKMHGGAVFTTGFVDGPSSKDDNKLTTEYSYMLMTHTSFSGKDHLFASIDQGNHNDLIMDSAMDMTMSSLTVSSLFYQFPVDDFQVTAGPLVDQDDVISATTSIYSDAFRLSSMRFSASGGMNETGPGVAVAYANDSGFNGSVSYIANNGEVGTKGMFTKEGDDILTASLGYDADNFGGGILYKNADNNGAINGEKTFGVGAYFAPENLPTISVAYDTKDPETVSTTTNPTGKNSSSLMIGLDYEVGPGTASFAWESYEDASISSYKTQTLSNYELYYNYPVSDGIAVQGGMFYEESNGRQADTVGYVVETFFSF, encoded by the coding sequence ATGAAGCTTTTCCAGCAATTGCTGGTAGCCCCTGCTGCTTTGGGTCTTTTGGCTCCTTTAGCTGCTAATGCAGCTGAAGTCAACATCAATGATGTTGCTAATTATTCAACTAAAGTTGCAGAGGTGACAACATCTCAATACTCCGACGTTGTTCCTGGAGATTGGGCTTATACAGCTCTACAAAATTTAAGTGATAGCTATGGCTGTGTAGACAATGCCTACACACAAAATCTTAAGAGTGGTCAAGCTCTAACTCGTTATGAGGCTGCTGCACTTATTAATGCATGTTTAGAAGGTGGGTTGACTTCTGTTGACTTCGATTCTGATGCAGTTCGTCTTTCCAATGAGTTTGGCACTGAAATGGCCATCCTTAAAGGACGTGTTGATGGACTTGAGTACAAAGTTAAAGAACTTAGTGCTGGACAGTTCTCTCCTACAACCAAAATGCATGGAGGAGCTGTATTCACAACTGGTTTCGTTGATGGACCGAGCTCCAAAGATGATAATAAGCTAACAACTGAGTATTCATATATGTTGATGACTCATACAAGCTTCTCAGGGAAAGACCATTTATTTGCAAGCATAGATCAAGGGAATCATAATGATTTAATTATGGATAGTGCTATGGATATGACTATGAGTAGCTTGACTGTTAGTTCATTGTTTTATCAATTCCCAGTAGACGATTTCCAAGTAACAGCTGGTCCTCTAGTTGACCAAGATGATGTTATCTCTGCTACAACCTCTATTTACTCTGATGCTTTCAGATTAAGTAGCATGCGTTTTAGTGCATCAGGTGGGATGAATGAAACAGGCCCTGGTGTTGCTGTTGCTTACGCTAATGACAGTGGTTTCAACGGTTCAGTAAGCTACATCGCTAATAATGGTGAAGTAGGAACTAAGGGTATGTTCACTAAAGAAGGTGATGACATATTGACTGCATCACTTGGTTATGACGCAGACAACTTCGGTGGCGGAATTCTTTATAAGAATGCCGATAACAATGGTGCCATCAATGGTGAAAAGACATTCGGTGTAGGTGCATACTTTGCTCCTGAGAATCTACCTACTATTAGTGTTGCTTATGACACTAAGGATCCAGAAACAGTTAGTACAACAACTAACCCAACGGGTAAAAATTCCTCTTCATTAATGATTGGATTGGATTATGAAGTAGGTCCTGGTACTGCAAGCTTTGCTTGGGAAAGTTATGAAGATGCTTCTATTTCATCTTATAAGACCCAAACCCTTTCTAATTATGAGCTTTACTATAATTATCCTGTATCAGATGGCATTGCTGTTCAGGGCGGTATGTTTTATGAAGAAAGCAACGGTCGTCAAGCTGACACAGTTGGATATGTAGTTGAAACTTTCTTTAGCTTCTAA
- a CDS encoding DUF3721 domain-containing protein, with protein MSPIFLIGCSSYNKENKIPAVFNTKTEAENAAKQFGCEGAHRMGNMWMPCKTHESHGKHKKIEHHSHPHVH; from the coding sequence TTGAGCCCAATTTTTTTAATTGGGTGTTCAAGTTATAATAAAGAAAATAAAATTCCTGCTGTTTTTAATACCAAAACAGAAGCTGAAAATGCTGCTAAACAATTCGGTTGTGAAGGTGCCCATAGAATGGGTAATATGTGGATGCCATGTAAGACTCATGAGAGCCATGGAAAACACAAAAAAATAGAGCATCATAGTCATCCGCATGTTCATTAA
- a CDS encoding NAD(P)-dependent oxidoreductase yields MEQIALLGTGLLGTSIAERLISKGNSLIVWNRTISKCNHLQKIGANLAYDLSKDFQNNKIIISVLNDGPVTWSVISQIGSLEGKVIIQMGTIGSEESLKIDKKVSSLGGFYLEAPVLGSVPEALKGELLIMIGGNPNKFSEYEYLFKLLSKDYYYLGGVSKASACKLSLNQLIASLTHGFSISLRYIQHTDVDINKFLCILSKSALFCQTFDKKKERMISENYEGPNFNISNLSKDLNLFINESTKLGIDISVLKSLSLLLDKANELDLSKSDYSAIHSLTKQ; encoded by the coding sequence ATGGAACAGATAGCACTTCTTGGTACTGGGTTGCTAGGTACATCTATTGCCGAGCGATTAATAAGTAAAGGCAATTCATTAATAGTATGGAATAGAACTATTAGTAAGTGTAATCATCTTCAAAAAATAGGGGCTAATCTTGCTTATGACTTAAGCAAAGACTTTCAAAACAACAAAATAATAATTTCAGTTCTCAATGATGGACCAGTCACATGGTCAGTAATTAGTCAAATAGGTTCATTGGAAGGAAAGGTAATAATACAAATGGGGACTATTGGCTCTGAAGAAAGTTTAAAAATAGATAAAAAAGTCTCATCGCTTGGAGGCTTTTATTTAGAAGCCCCTGTTTTAGGAAGTGTGCCAGAGGCATTAAAGGGAGAACTTCTAATTATGATTGGTGGTAATCCAAATAAATTTTCAGAGTATGAATATCTATTCAAGCTTCTATCAAAAGACTATTACTATCTAGGTGGTGTTTCTAAAGCATCTGCCTGCAAGCTATCTCTGAATCAATTAATTGCTTCCCTAACTCATGGTTTCTCAATTTCATTAAGGTATATTCAACATACAGATGTTGATATCAATAAATTCCTATGTATCTTAAGTAAATCAGCATTATTTTGCCAAACATTTGATAAAAAGAAAGAACGTATGATATCAGAAAATTATGAAGGACCAAACTTTAATATTTCAAATCTTTCTAAAGATCTAAATTTATTTATCAATGAATCTACTAAATTGGGTATTGATATAAGTGTTTTAAAAAGCCTTAGTCTTTTATTAGACAAAGCAAATGAGTTGGATTTAAGTAAATCTGATTATTCAGCTATTCATTCATTAACAAAGCAATAA
- a CDS encoding acyl carrier protein, which translates to MNPIERYKKVFIDSFEITESSLEDLKYQDIPQWDSLGHMSMIGALEDEFEIMFEMDDIIDFSSYKKGIETLTKYGIEF; encoded by the coding sequence ATGAATCCAATTGAAAGGTATAAGAAAGTCTTTATAGATAGTTTTGAAATTACTGAAAGCAGCTTAGAGGACCTCAAGTATCAAGACATCCCTCAATGGGATTCTCTAGGACATATGTCAATGATTGGGGCTCTAGAGGATGAATTTGAAATTATGTTTGAAATGGATGACATTATTGATTTTAGTTCTTATAAAAAAGGGATAGAAACTTTAACAAAGTATGGCATTGAATTTTAA
- a CDS encoding AMP-binding protein → MINFLSEYQSSDKIALINEDSKLSYGTLNSKIDQLLEKFKPKTIVILVCDNSIESIILYLALLKVEAIPLLLNSALNQSEILYYSDAYCAEKIISPFKIDSLNIESIECYSHFSISQVKGFKLVDNYNQLALLLTTSGSTGSPKLVRISKDNIISNTESIINSLSITGKERQITTLPMNYTYGLSCINTLLFSGGSIIVNKHSLVERSFWDLVAKYSPTTLAGVPYTYEMLYRIGLNKLSTTTINKFTQAGGQLNNDILHQFALFCQENNSQFFVMYGQTEATARMSCLPANKLLKKIGSIGVAIPGGEFSINKNPIVSEQPFNYGIEGKVVGELVYNGSNVSLGYAESFDELDNKNTFNFTLHTGDLAWKDNENYVYIVGRLNRFAKINGIRISLYDIEVILKNLGYIAAVISNDKKITIFIETKLKQSDSLSIKEKLIKKTTIPPTALLIKFIDVFPRNINGKIDYYRLASI, encoded by the coding sequence ATGATTAATTTTCTTTCAGAATATCAATCAAGTGATAAAATAGCATTAATCAATGAAGACAGTAAACTTTCTTATGGCACTTTAAATTCTAAAATAGATCAATTATTAGAGAAATTTAAACCAAAAACAATAGTTATATTAGTTTGCGATAATTCAATAGAATCAATTATTCTATATTTAGCTTTATTAAAGGTAGAAGCAATACCTTTGTTGTTAAACTCTGCCCTCAATCAAAGTGAAATATTATATTATTCGGATGCTTATTGTGCAGAAAAAATCATTTCACCTTTTAAAATTGATTCTCTAAATATAGAAAGTATTGAATGTTATAGCCATTTCTCTATTTCTCAAGTCAAAGGATTTAAATTAGTTGATAATTATAATCAACTTGCTTTATTATTAACCACATCTGGAAGCACTGGGAGCCCAAAGCTTGTAAGAATAAGTAAAGATAATATAATTTCCAATACAGAATCTATTATTAATTCTTTATCTATTACGGGGAAGGAAAGACAAATAACAACTTTACCTATGAACTATACTTATGGACTATCATGTATTAACACATTACTGTTTTCTGGTGGATCAATTATTGTTAATAAGCATTCGCTTGTAGAAAGAAGTTTTTGGGACCTTGTTGCAAAGTATTCCCCTACAACATTAGCTGGTGTCCCTTATACATATGAGATGCTTTATAGAATTGGGTTAAATAAATTATCGACTACTACCATAAATAAATTTACGCAAGCTGGAGGTCAACTTAATAATGATATCTTGCATCAGTTTGCATTATTCTGCCAAGAAAATAATTCTCAGTTTTTTGTGATGTATGGACAGACAGAAGCTACAGCTAGAATGTCTTGTCTTCCAGCAAATAAATTATTAAAAAAAATTGGAAGCATAGGAGTTGCGATTCCTGGAGGTGAATTTTCAATTAATAAAAACCCTATAGTATCTGAGCAACCCTTTAATTATGGAATAGAAGGTAAAGTTGTTGGAGAATTAGTATATAACGGAAGTAATGTTAGCCTTGGCTATGCAGAGTCTTTTGATGAACTAGATAATAAAAATACATTTAATTTTACTCTACATACTGGCGATTTGGCTTGGAAAGATAATGAGAATTATGTTTACATTGTTGGTCGCCTAAATAGATTTGCTAAAATTAATGGGATAAGAATATCATTATACGACATAGAAGTAATTCTAAAGAATCTAGGTTATATAGCAGCAGTTATAAGTAATGATAAAAAAATAACTATTTTCATTGAAACCAAATTAAAACAATCTGACTCTCTCTCTATAAAAGAAAAGTTAATAAAAAAGACAACTATTCCTCCAACCGCTCTACTCATTAAGTTTATTGATGTATTTCCACGAAATATTAATGGGAAAATTGATTATTATAGGTTGGCTAGTATATGA
- a CDS encoding acyl-CoA reductase, producing the protein MNIDKADIECLAGSKPENIINEKPFQIYDLKTIDFLSKLSSEILALSKKDDKYRIFLYFALWSRKSNLLRLSQNRNDLEYRFGRGFAFHIAPSNVVTNILFTMAFGLLSGCPSLIRISNKSKPNIIEIIHLINTILHNDEFLSIKKKISLISYSHNESISQSLSINSSIRVIWGGDSTINYFKRFNTQAKCIDLVFPNRTSSALISGDWLINSSEDDQKIIATSFANDIALFAQKACSSPTKLYVLDDGLKTERVAYSLKKFFMYCDQAINNIRDVDTDHSFNNFKSASLLSLEMRQDINSFRGKNIFVLYYLDNAKDLDIDFTCENSCLLAYKISDLIKIKDLLHYNNQTIVAIGFDKYQLESLKSIVAPLGTDRIVRAGMALNMDINWDGYDIVSYMTRLIQVSNGRKII; encoded by the coding sequence ATGAATATAGATAAAGCAGATATAGAATGCTTAGCTGGATCTAAACCAGAGAACATAATTAATGAGAAACCATTTCAAATCTATGATTTAAAAACCATAGATTTTTTATCAAAACTATCTAGTGAAATCTTAGCTCTTTCTAAAAAAGATGATAAATACAGGATCTTCTTATATTTTGCTCTTTGGTCTAGAAAATCTAATTTATTACGACTTAGTCAAAATAGAAATGACTTGGAATATAGATTTGGCAGAGGTTTTGCATTCCATATTGCTCCTAGTAATGTCGTTACTAATATTTTATTTACAATGGCTTTTGGACTTTTATCTGGCTGCCCTTCCTTAATAAGAATTTCAAATAAAAGTAAACCTAACATCATAGAAATAATTCACCTTATAAATACAATATTACACAATGATGAATTCTTATCAATTAAGAAAAAAATATCTTTAATTTCTTATTCCCATAATGAATCTATTTCCCAGAGTCTTTCCATTAATTCATCTATTAGAGTCATATGGGGAGGTGATAGCACTATAAACTATTTTAAAAGATTTAATACTCAAGCAAAATGTATTGATTTAGTATTTCCAAATAGAACTTCATCAGCTCTTATCTCAGGTGATTGGTTAATTAATTCATCAGAAGATGATCAAAAAATAATAGCTACTTCTTTTGCTAATGATATAGCATTATTTGCTCAGAAGGCTTGCTCTTCTCCTACAAAGTTATATGTTCTTGATGATGGTCTGAAAACAGAGAGAGTTGCTTATTCCCTGAAGAAGTTTTTTATGTATTGTGATCAGGCTATAAATAATATAAGAGATGTAGATACCGATCACTCTTTTAATAATTTTAAGTCTGCTAGTCTTCTCTCTTTAGAAATGAGACAAGATATCAATAGCTTCAGAGGTAAGAATATTTTTGTCTTATATTATTTAGATAATGCTAAAGATCTCGATATAGATTTTACTTGTGAAAATAGTTGTTTATTAGCATATAAGATTTCAGATCTTATTAAGATAAAAGATCTATTGCATTATAATAATCAGACGATAGTAGCAATAGGTTTTGATAAGTATCAACTAGAAAGCCTGAAATCGATAGTTGCCCCATTAGGAACAGATAGGATAGTACGTGCTGGGATGGCTTTAAATATGGATATAAACTGGGATGGATATGATATAGTTAGCTATATGACAAGATTAATTCAAGTAAGTAATGGTAGGAAAATCATTTAG
- the fabZ gene encoding 3-hydroxyacyl-ACP dehydratase FabZ, with translation MVGKSFSLSANELQLYQPNRYPFLMIDRVTDVMPGKYAIGFKNLTNNEWYFPKHFENHPNMPGALQLEAMAQMLTVAITTIDGLKGKITHALEHTVRFKKEVLPGDRLDIKAELISWKRGIGKGRGICTVEGVEVSSADMTITIPEILERYLPNNGKI, from the coding sequence ATGGTAGGAAAATCATTTAGCCTTAGTGCTAACGAATTGCAGTTATATCAGCCAAATAGATATCCTTTTCTAATGATAGATAGAGTTACTGATGTAATGCCTGGTAAATATGCAATAGGATTTAAAAATTTAACCAATAATGAATGGTATTTCCCTAAGCATTTTGAGAATCATCCAAATATGCCAGGAGCATTACAATTAGAAGCTATGGCTCAAATGCTTACTGTTGCTATAACAACAATTGATGGTTTAAAAGGAAAAATAACACATGCTCTAGAACACACAGTTAGATTTAAGAAAGAAGTTCTTCCTGGAGATAGATTAGATATAAAAGCTGAGCTTATAAGTTGGAAAAGAGGTATTGGAAAAGGTAGAGGAATTTGTACAGTCGAAGGAGTTGAGGTTTCATCGGCAGATATGACAATTACAATTCCTGAAATCTTGGAAAGATATCTACCCAATAATGGAAAAATTTGA
- a CDS encoding GMC oxidoreductase — MEKFDIVIIGAGASGLASSWYLTDKGYKVACFEQGDFLREDSLIDLNQGGEIQKYGCLSPDPNLRRSKADYLIDSSRSPIHIANYNGVGGATILFSAQYPRLTPNDFKVFSNDKVGKNWPIDYKEIIPFYDLNDKITGLSGLSGDNKEPFAKPSMPPVPFGSMGRKLIEGFEKLNWHWWPAYSSINTLPYDNRPADNYLRPSNLAGGLDGSKGSTNNTYLPKAMTHGLILKRNSRVVKLIKDPANNLIEKIKYLNEIGQECFAKAKVFILAASGIGTPRLLLSSNNGINSRGIANSSDMVGRNLMLHPLGYIEGHFLDNLDSNIGPQGCCLLSQEFYETNPDRDFKRGYTFQVIRGPLPIELALNLTSRKLLKFGENFFRDFNSIYNHTAHMTVITEDLPDKENRVTIKKSFEDTNNPSVQIDYTLSDNTKRMLIHGINNGRKLMKASGAKKSYAFGPVRNTGWHTLGTCCMGNNPKESVVNKYGKTHDIDNLFIVDGSIFTTSGGVNPASTIQALSLYVSSKIDTVYKHLF; from the coding sequence ATGGAAAAATTTGACATAGTAATAATTGGTGCCGGAGCTTCTGGATTAGCTTCTTCATGGTATTTAACAGATAAAGGCTATAAGGTTGCATGTTTTGAACAAGGAGATTTTTTACGAGAAGATTCACTTATTGATCTAAATCAAGGTGGTGAAATACAAAAATATGGATGTTTATCACCTGATCCTAATTTAAGAAGGTCTAAGGCTGATTATCTTATTGACTCCAGTAGATCTCCTATACATATTGCTAATTACAATGGAGTGGGAGGAGCTACTATTTTATTTTCTGCACAATATCCAAGGCTTACTCCTAATGATTTTAAGGTATTTAGTAATGATAAAGTTGGTAAAAATTGGCCAATAGATTATAAAGAAATAATCCCTTTTTATGATTTAAATGATAAAATTACTGGGCTTTCAGGATTGTCAGGTGATAATAAAGAGCCTTTTGCTAAACCATCCATGCCCCCCGTCCCTTTTGGATCTATGGGGAGAAAATTAATAGAAGGCTTTGAAAAGTTGAATTGGCATTGGTGGCCTGCTTATAGCTCAATAAATACACTACCTTATGATAATAGGCCAGCTGATAATTATTTAAGGCCTTCTAACCTTGCAGGGGGATTAGATGGATCTAAAGGTTCTACTAATAATACTTATTTGCCAAAGGCAATGACCCATGGCTTGATATTAAAAAGAAATTCTAGAGTTGTTAAACTAATTAAGGACCCAGCTAATAATTTGATCGAAAAAATAAAATATTTAAATGAAATAGGTCAAGAATGTTTTGCTAAAGCAAAAGTATTTATCTTAGCTGCTAGTGGAATCGGCACCCCAAGGTTATTATTATCATCAAATAATGGTATTAATTCAAGAGGAATTGCAAATAGCTCAGATATGGTTGGGAGAAATTTGATGTTGCATCCATTAGGATATATAGAAGGGCATTTTTTGGATAATCTTGATTCAAATATTGGTCCTCAAGGATGTTGCCTCTTGTCACAAGAGTTTTACGAAACAAATCCAGATAGAGATTTTAAAAGAGGATATACTTTCCAAGTCATTAGAGGACCTTTACCAATCGAATTAGCATTAAATTTAACTAGTCGGAAATTATTAAAATTTGGAGAAAACTTTTTTAGGGATTTTAATTCAATTTATAATCATACTGCTCATATGACAGTTATTACTGAAGATTTGCCAGATAAAGAAAATAGAGTGACTATAAAAAAATCTTTTGAAGATACGAATAATCCATCTGTTCAAATAGACTATACTTTATCTGATAATACAAAAAGAATGTTAATTCATGGAATAAATAATGGTAGAAAGCTCATGAAAGCTTCAGGTGCAAAGAAAAGTTATGCATTTGGACCTGTAAGGAATACTGGTTGGCATACACTAGGAACCTGTTGTATGGGTAATAATCCTAAAGAATCTGTTGTAAATAAGTATGGGAAAACCCATGATATTGATAACTTATTTATCGTTGATGGTTCTATATTTACAACCTCAGGAGGTGTTAATCCAGCTTCAACAATTCAGGCTTTATCACTTTATGTATCTAGTAAGATAGATACAGTTTATAAGCATTTATTCTAA
- a CDS encoding SDR family NAD(P)-dependent oxidoreductase: MTRIDKIAIVTGAGGGIGFSIVKNLIHSGYLVEACTKRNIDQLLSFKENIDKELKENLKIRTFDINNFNNVKENILSIYKTKKRIDILINCAGIPHGGLFNLTNIEDAKQIFDTNFFSQLYLTQLVSRLMGRNKQGVIINISSVTAFRNDPGTLTYGSSKAALNYATKILAKELSSTGIRVNAIAPGITNTPMLSLMDEKALTSQLSDSSNKSIAEPSQIASLVSFLCSDESSHINGQIIKIDGGQG; this comes from the coding sequence ATGACTAGAATAGATAAAATAGCTATAGTCACTGGTGCAGGGGGAGGGATTGGCTTTTCCATAGTTAAAAACTTAATTCATAGTGGATACTTAGTTGAGGCCTGTACAAAGAGGAATATAGATCAATTGCTTTCCTTTAAGGAAAATATTGATAAAGAATTAAAAGAGAATTTAAAAATTAGAACGTTTGATATAAATAATTTTAATAATGTTAAGGAGAATATATTATCAATATATAAAACTAAAAAGAGGATAGATATTTTAATAAATTGTGCAGGAATTCCGCACGGAGGATTATTCAATTTAACTAATATTGAAGATGCTAAGCAGATATTTGATACGAATTTCTTTTCACAATTATACTTAACCCAATTAGTATCAAGATTAATGGGTAGAAATAAACAAGGAGTTATTATTAATATTTCTTCAGTTACAGCTTTTAGGAATGACCCTGGAACATTAACATATGGATCATCAAAAGCAGCCTTGAACTATGCAACCAAAATTCTTGCTAAGGAACTTTCTTCAACTGGTATTAGAGTTAATGCTATAGCACCAGGCATTACAAACACGCCTATGCTAAGCCTTATGGACGAAAAAGCTTTAACTAGTCAACTATCAGACAGTTCCAATAAAAGCATTGCAGAACCTAGTCAAATAGCTTCGCTTGTGTCTTTTTTATGCTCAGATGAGTCATCTCATATTAATGGTCAGATAATAAAAATTGATGGTGGACAAGGCTAA
- a CDS encoding transketolase produces the protein MNYKEFNYNQLKEDAYSVRKKILELSYKSGGGQHIGGGLSMVEIMCYLYGYRLNISPDNLTEIDRDRFILSKGHGVLGFYPILNHYGIINDETLNTYKQQDSELISHPIKNYNLGIESSNGSLGHGLSYGLGIAHGLKLKEINSKVFILMGDGECNEGSVWEAAMSASTLKIDNLILIIDFNKYQSDGKTQEIINQDQLAARWSSFGWNVIEVNGHDFLSIDNAFQNKMLIGSPNLILAHTIKGKGVDFMENNNSWHHGRLTENLFNEAINILKR, from the coding sequence ATGAACTATAAAGAATTTAATTACAACCAATTAAAAGAGGATGCTTATTCTGTTAGAAAAAAAATATTAGAGCTTTCTTATAAATCAGGTGGTGGACAGCATATAGGTGGAGGTCTTTCAATGGTTGAAATAATGTGTTACTTATATGGATATAGATTAAATATTAGTCCAGATAATCTTACAGAAATAGATAGAGACCGCTTTATATTGTCCAAGGGACATGGAGTGCTAGGTTTTTATCCAATCCTTAATCATTATGGAATAATTAATGATGAAACTTTAAATACATATAAACAACAAGATTCTGAACTAATTTCTCACCCGATAAAAAATTATAATCTTGGAATTGAATCTTCTAATGGAAGTCTTGGTCATGGTTTATCATATGGTTTAGGAATAGCTCATGGCTTAAAGTTAAAAGAAATTAATTCTAAGGTATTTATTTTAATGGGTGATGGTGAATGTAACGAAGGATCAGTTTGGGAAGCTGCAATGTCAGCTAGCACTTTAAAAATAGACAATTTAATATTAATAATTGATTTTAATAAGTATCAGAGTGATGGGAAAACACAAGAAATTATCAATCAAGATCAATTAGCTGCAAGGTGGTCTTCATTTGGTTGGAATGTTATAGAAGTAAATGGACATGATTTTTTATCAATAGATAATGCCTTTCAGAATAAAATGTTAATTGGATCTCCCAATCTCATATTAGCCCATACAATTAAAGGTAAAGGGGTTGATTTTATGGAGAACAACAATTCTTGGCATCATGGAAGACTTACCGAAAATTTGTTTAATGAAGCAATAAATATTCTAAAAAGATGA